Proteins from a single region of Pseudomonas sp. 10S4:
- a CDS encoding phospholipase D-like domain-containing protein has product MLSEGEQAFFRGIYVHSKLLVVDDVFSLLSSANINTRSLHTDSELGLAAPDAELAKHWREELWKLHVGKSFNDDKGRCNATKNFKKWNDVMDKNWENKNKNEPLIAHLTRFWDVETPYAKAID; this is encoded by the coding sequence ATGTTGTCCGAAGGGGAGCAGGCGTTTTTCCGTGGGATCTACGTACACTCAAAACTGTTGGTGGTGGACGATGTCTTTAGTCTGCTCAGTTCGGCGAATATCAACACCCGCAGTCTGCATACCGACTCTGAATTAGGACTGGCTGCACCGGATGCTGAGCTGGCCAAGCATTGGCGGGAAGAGTTGTGGAAGTTGCATGTAGGTAAGTCGTTTAACGATGACAAGGGGCGCTGTAATGCAACTAAAAACTTCAAAAAATGGAACGATGTGATGGATAAAAACTGGGAAAATAAAAACAAAAATGAGCCATTGATAGCCCATCTAACGCGTTTTTGGGACGTGGAGACGCCTTATGCCAAAGCCATTGACTAA